A genomic stretch from Arthrobacter sp. KBS0702 includes:
- a CDS encoding AzlC family ABC transporter permease: protein MKLAQSPAVRVGLSISIATGLYGVSFGALSVTSGLDFWQTMALSLLLFSGGSQFAFIGVVAGGGSGVAAMSAATLLGMRNGIYGMQLNALLRPRGWRRFAAAHVTIDESTATSTGQTDPAEQRRGFWTAGIGIFVLWNLFTAVGALAGVALGDPKQWGLDGAAVAAFLGLLWPRLKGREPVAIAVVCALATVLAVPLVPAGVPILVAAAVAAVVGWFSHGRSDEGLEPDVDPYAEQHHGHGSGRAPGEAS, encoded by the coding sequence GTGAAGCTCGCGCAATCCCCGGCCGTCCGCGTCGGACTCTCCATCAGCATCGCCACCGGGCTCTACGGCGTGTCCTTCGGGGCCCTGTCCGTGACGTCCGGGCTCGATTTCTGGCAGACCATGGCGCTGAGCCTGCTGCTCTTCAGCGGCGGCTCGCAGTTCGCCTTCATCGGCGTGGTGGCCGGCGGCGGCTCGGGCGTCGCGGCGATGAGTGCGGCCACCCTGCTGGGTATGCGTAACGGCATCTACGGCATGCAGCTCAACGCCCTGCTCCGGCCCCGGGGCTGGCGCCGGTTCGCCGCGGCGCACGTGACCATCGACGAATCGACCGCCACCAGCACCGGCCAGACCGACCCGGCGGAGCAGCGCCGCGGCTTTTGGACGGCAGGGATCGGCATCTTCGTGCTGTGGAATCTGTTCACCGCCGTGGGCGCGCTGGCCGGGGTCGCGCTCGGCGACCCGAAGCAGTGGGGGCTCGACGGCGCCGCGGTGGCGGCGTTTCTTGGACTGCTGTGGCCGAGGCTCAAGGGCCGTGAACCGGTCGCGATCGCCGTCGTCTGCGCCTTGGCCACCGTCCTGGCCGTGCCGCTGGTGCCGGCCGGGGTGCCGATCCTGGTCGCCGCGGCCGTAGCCGCGGTGGTGGGCTGGTTCAGCCATGGCCGTAGCGACGAGGGTCTTGAGCCCGACGTGGACCCGTACGCGGAGCAGCATCACGGCCATGGAAGCGGCCGCGCTCCGGGGGAGGCCTCATGA
- a CDS encoding ABC transporter ATP-binding protein: MSSVVQMTGVVKRFGAVTALNGLDFEVAAGEVHGFLGPNGSGKSTTLRLLLGMLRANAGSIRVLGLDPWRDVGTLHRRLAYVPGDVSLWPNLTGGEVIELLGRLQGGQDRARRDQLLELFELDPTKKARTYSKGNRQKVALVAALATDAELFLLDEPTSGLDPLMEEAFRGCVRELRAQGRTVLLSSHILSEAEALSDRVSIIRAGRVVESGPLEQLRHLTRTSVTADVGAVPHGLELLPGVHDVVVANHRISAQVDPTALGPFLQALTAAGLRSLTSQPPTLEDLFLRHYGSGNGGSGNGTGAREAGSDAVGSAAAGSGGPGAAAPGAGNA, encoded by the coding sequence ATGAGCAGTGTCGTGCAGATGACGGGCGTCGTGAAGCGTTTCGGGGCTGTGACCGCCCTCAATGGCCTGGACTTCGAGGTGGCCGCCGGCGAAGTGCACGGCTTCCTGGGCCCCAACGGGTCCGGCAAGTCCACCACCCTGCGGCTGCTGCTGGGCATGCTGCGGGCCAATGCGGGATCCATCCGGGTGCTGGGGCTGGATCCCTGGCGCGATGTCGGCACGCTGCACCGCCGGCTCGCGTACGTTCCCGGCGACGTGTCCTTGTGGCCCAACCTGACCGGCGGTGAGGTGATCGAGCTCCTCGGCCGGCTGCAGGGCGGCCAGGACCGGGCGCGGCGGGACCAGCTGCTGGAGCTTTTCGAGCTGGATCCCACCAAAAAGGCCCGGACCTACTCCAAAGGAAACCGGCAGAAGGTGGCGCTGGTCGCCGCCTTGGCCACCGACGCCGAGCTGTTTCTGCTGGACGAGCCCACGAGCGGACTGGATCCGCTGATGGAGGAGGCGTTCCGCGGCTGCGTCCGTGAACTCCGGGCGCAGGGCCGCACGGTGCTGCTCAGCAGCCACATCCTCAGCGAAGCGGAGGCGCTCTCCGACCGGGTCAGCATCATCAGGGCCGGCCGGGTGGTGGAGTCCGGGCCCCTTGAGCAGTTGCGGCACCTGACCCGCACGTCCGTTACGGCCGACGTCGGTGCCGTGCCGCACGGGCTGGAGCTGCTGCCCGGCGTGCACGATGTGGTGGTGGCCAACCACCGGATCAGCGCCCAGGTGGATCCCACAGCGCTTGGACCTTTCCTGCAGGCCCTGACGGCCGCGGGGCTGCGTTCGCTGACCAGCCAGCCGCCGACGCTGGAAGACCTGTTCCTGCGGCACTATGGATCGGGGAACGGCGGCTCCGGGAACGGTACGGGAGCCAGGGAGGCCGGCTCCGACGCCGTCGGCTCGGCCGCAGCAGGCTCCGGCGGTCCGGGTGCCGCCGCCCCGGGGGCCGGCAATGCCTGA
- a CDS encoding NADP-dependent oxidoreductase, whose translation MKAITYSEYGSPDVLELTEQPLPKVGPGMVLVKVKAASVNPVDWKIMAGYLDAAMDLQFPAIPGWDVAGVVESVGIDAPHFEAGDEVISYGRKDYVHGGSFAEYIALPERLLARKPASLGWNESAGLPLAGLTAYQVLTRLGVKAGETVLIHGGAGGVGSLGIQIAAALGASVIATASEKNHDFLRSLGAEPVSYGDGLAERVRALRPDGVDVVADFVGGDLEATLTVLADGGRHASIADSEVEQHGGTWMWVNPVGSELQELATLVDERKLRVEVARAYPLAQAADAFRLNMEGHTRGKIIVTVDGD comes from the coding sequence ATGAAGGCAATCACTTACAGCGAATACGGCAGCCCGGACGTCCTCGAGTTGACGGAGCAACCCCTGCCGAAGGTCGGGCCGGGCATGGTCCTGGTCAAGGTCAAGGCGGCGTCGGTAAACCCGGTGGACTGGAAGATCATGGCCGGCTACCTCGATGCGGCCATGGATCTGCAGTTCCCTGCGATTCCCGGCTGGGATGTGGCCGGGGTGGTCGAGTCCGTGGGCATCGACGCGCCGCACTTCGAGGCCGGGGACGAGGTCATTTCCTACGGCCGCAAGGACTACGTCCACGGCGGAAGCTTCGCCGAATACATCGCCCTGCCGGAACGGCTCCTGGCCCGCAAGCCCGCGTCGCTGGGCTGGAACGAATCCGCCGGCCTTCCCCTGGCGGGATTGACCGCCTACCAGGTCCTCACCCGCTTGGGCGTCAAAGCGGGCGAGACGGTGCTGATCCATGGCGGCGCCGGCGGCGTCGGGTCGCTGGGAATCCAGATCGCCGCGGCCCTCGGCGCCAGCGTGATCGCGACCGCCTCCGAAAAGAACCACGACTTCCTCAGGTCGCTCGGGGCCGAACCCGTCAGCTACGGCGACGGGCTCGCCGAGCGGGTGCGGGCCCTACGTCCGGACGGCGTCGACGTCGTGGCGGACTTCGTGGGCGGCGACCTCGAAGCCACCCTGACCGTGCTGGCCGACGGCGGCCGGCACGCCTCCATCGCGGACAGCGAGGTGGAGCAGCACGGCGGCACCTGGATGTGGGTGAACCCGGTTGGCTCCGAGCTGCAGGAGCTCGCCACCCTGGTCGACGAGCGCAAGCTGAGGGTTGAGGTGGCGCGCGCCTACCCGCTGGCCCAGGCTGCCGATGCCTTCCGGCTCAACATGGAGGGGCACACCCGCGGCAAGATCATTGTCACGGTCGACGGCGACTAG
- a CDS encoding TetR/AcrR family transcriptional regulator, translated as MNRGVDRRPLRADAARNVNKIIAAARQCFREHGPEVPLQTIAVTAGVGPATLFRNFADKEELVLAALHQQLKLRVNPVIEEALAGQDATEGLFRVVDALMGVASDEANLLGAVAGRRGVLTGITGDLIESVAVLLGRGQGQGTLRSDISMTDMIRLLAMLIGVVDTMEAGSDAWRRPVALLEDAIRAERPERPLPPQSLLPGTVYGTAFGVGFGSG; from the coding sequence ATGAACCGGGGAGTAGACCGCAGGCCGTTGCGCGCGGACGCCGCGCGCAACGTGAATAAGATCATTGCCGCGGCCCGCCAATGCTTCCGCGAGCACGGCCCCGAAGTCCCGCTGCAGACCATCGCGGTCACCGCCGGGGTTGGCCCCGCAACCCTGTTCCGGAACTTCGCCGACAAAGAGGAGCTGGTCCTCGCAGCCCTGCACCAGCAGCTGAAACTGCGGGTCAACCCGGTCATCGAAGAGGCCCTGGCCGGCCAAGACGCAACGGAAGGCCTGTTCCGCGTGGTCGACGCACTGATGGGGGTGGCCAGCGACGAAGCCAACCTCCTCGGCGCGGTGGCCGGCCGCCGCGGTGTGCTTACCGGGATCACCGGGGACCTGATCGAGTCGGTGGCCGTGCTGTTGGGCCGCGGCCAGGGCCAGGGCACGCTGCGCAGCGACATCTCGATGACCGACATGATCCGGCTGCTGGCCATGCTGATCGGTGTGGTGGACACCATGGAGGCCGGCTCGGACGCCTGGCGCCGCCCGGTCGCGCTGCTCGAAGACGCCATCCGCGCCGAGCGGCCCGAGCGCCCGCTGCCGCCCCAGTCGCTGCTGCCGGGAACCGTGTACGGCACCGCTTTCGGCGTCGGCTTCGGCAGCGGCTAG
- a CDS encoding AzlD domain-containing protein, whose product MTLWLWLLLSCVLAYAWKLVGYLVPASVLRNPRMSRIAGTMTIGLLASLTVVNTVASGQSLALDARLGALAAAAVALVFRAPFLVVVLAGAGAAAGLRLLGWN is encoded by the coding sequence ATGACGCTCTGGCTCTGGCTCCTGCTGTCCTGCGTGCTGGCCTACGCCTGGAAACTGGTGGGGTATCTCGTGCCGGCCAGCGTGCTGCGCAATCCCCGGATGTCCCGGATCGCCGGCACCATGACGATCGGCCTGCTGGCGTCCCTTACCGTCGTGAACACGGTGGCGTCCGGACAATCGCTGGCACTGGACGCCCGGCTCGGTGCCCTCGCCGCGGCCGCCGTCGCACTCGTGTTCCGCGCGCCGTTCCTGGTGGTGGTCCTGGCCGGCGCCGGTGCCGCGGCCGGGCTGCGGCTGCTCGGCTGGAACTGA